One Streptomyces sp. SAI-135 DNA segment encodes these proteins:
- a CDS encoding FAD-dependent oxidoreductase, whose amino-acid sequence MKHRIVVLGAGYAGSYVAGTLGRRLSPADTEITVVNAEPDFVQRLRLHQLAAGREIDAPQLADVFAGTGVRLRLARVTAVDPEHQVVAVADADGGGELGYDTLVYALGSHGATHGVPGAAEHGFDVASRSSALRLRERLDSLDSLGRQGESGRVLVVGDGLTGIETVTEIAETRPGLSVALVARGELGAPLSVGARSHLRQACDRLAVTVLEHTEVKAVEAARVLCADGTALASDATVWTAGFAVSRIAAAGGLEVTENGRIVVDRTMRSLSHPNVYAVGDSAYAVGDNGRPLPMSCASAGYTGMQATAAIVGHLTGRKIPNTKLEYLGNHISLGRRDGILQMVDDEGQAKPKYVGGRKAARIKAAILKMSLWTTSHPTFGLPKRKHRLAAAPHASADRAPRVAA is encoded by the coding sequence ATGAAGCACCGCATCGTCGTCCTCGGCGCCGGCTATGCAGGGTCCTACGTGGCCGGGACCCTGGGCCGCCGGTTGTCCCCGGCGGACACCGAGATCACCGTGGTCAACGCCGAGCCGGACTTCGTCCAGCGGCTGCGCCTGCACCAGCTCGCGGCCGGCCGGGAGATCGACGCTCCCCAGCTCGCCGACGTCTTCGCGGGCACGGGGGTCCGGCTGCGCCTGGCCCGTGTCACCGCTGTCGACCCCGAGCACCAGGTCGTCGCCGTGGCCGACGCCGACGGCGGGGGCGAGCTGGGCTACGACACGCTTGTCTACGCGCTCGGCAGCCACGGGGCCACTCATGGTGTCCCCGGTGCGGCCGAGCACGGGTTCGACGTCGCCAGCCGATCCTCGGCGTTGCGTCTGCGTGAGCGCCTGGACAGCCTGGACAGCCTGGGCAGGCAGGGCGAAAGCGGACGTGTGCTGGTTGTCGGCGACGGGTTGACCGGCATCGAGACCGTCACTGAGATCGCCGAAACGCGGCCCGGCCTGTCGGTGGCGTTGGTGGCCCGCGGCGAGCTGGGCGCTCCCCTCTCCGTCGGGGCCCGCAGCCACCTGCGTCAGGCTTGCGACCGGTTGGCCGTCACGGTCCTGGAGCACACCGAGGTCAAAGCCGTCGAGGCGGCGCGGGTGCTGTGTGCCGACGGCACCGCCCTGGCGTCCGACGCAACCGTGTGGACGGCCGGGTTCGCGGTCAGCCGCATCGCCGCCGCCGGCGGGCTGGAGGTCACCGAGAACGGTCGGATCGTCGTCGATCGCACCATGCGGTCCCTCTCGCACCCCAACGTCTATGCCGTCGGCGACAGCGCCTACGCCGTCGGAGACAACGGCCGCCCGCTGCCGATGTCCTGCGCTTCGGCCGGCTACACCGGCATGCAGGCCACTGCCGCGATCGTGGGACACCTGACCGGCCGCAAGATCCCGAACACCAAGCTGGAGTACCTGGGCAACCACATCAGCCTCGGGCGGCGGGACGGAATTTTGCAGATGGTCGACGACGAAGGGCAGGCAAAGCCGAAGTACGTGGGCGGCCGGAAGGCCGCGCGGATCAAGGCGGCCATCCTGAAGATGTCGTTGTGGACCACCTCGCACCCGACCTTCGGCCTGCCCAAGCGCAAGCACCGCCTGGCCGCTGCGCCGCATGCGTCCGCCGACAGGGCACCGCGCGTAGCCGCCTAG
- a CDS encoding sigma-70 family RNA polymerase sigma factor, which translates to MDNTAPDRFDTSQFEASRNRLASLAYRLLGSAVDAEDAVQDAFLHWQAADRQRIIVPEAWLTKVVTNLCLDRLRSAQARRERTAGAWLPDPLLDGDPMLGPADTFEQRESVSLAVLALMERLSPAERAVYVLREAFSHTHAEIAEILDLTESASQQHLHRARRRITSARRRGEEEVDPASARRIVEEFLAAASSGHTERLVALLTDDATAISDGAGLTEKLLRFDTAQRIAAVARAGFKPTPAKRRLAGGTPAVHYALVNGAPAILFVIGDQVIGAVTFDITGGRIATVRGIAAPARLVRLTEDWRQHEPDAPLITQW; encoded by the coding sequence GTGGACAACACCGCTCCTGACCGCTTCGACACCAGCCAGTTCGAGGCCAGCCGCAACAGGCTGGCCTCGCTGGCATACCGGTTGCTGGGCTCCGCCGTCGATGCTGAGGACGCCGTGCAAGACGCGTTCTTGCACTGGCAAGCCGCCGACCGGCAGCGGATCATCGTGCCGGAAGCATGGCTGACCAAGGTCGTCACCAACCTCTGCCTGGACCGGCTCCGCTCGGCGCAGGCACGCCGCGAACGCACCGCGGGTGCCTGGCTGCCCGACCCGCTCCTCGACGGCGACCCGATGCTCGGGCCGGCCGACACCTTCGAGCAGCGCGAATCGGTCTCCCTCGCCGTACTGGCGCTCATGGAACGCCTGTCACCCGCCGAGCGGGCCGTCTACGTCCTGCGCGAAGCGTTCTCCCACACTCACGCCGAGATCGCCGAGATCCTCGACCTCACCGAGTCCGCAAGTCAGCAACACCTCCACCGGGCCCGACGCCGTATCACCAGTGCACGCCGCCGCGGCGAAGAGGAAGTCGATCCGGCATCCGCCCGCAGAATCGTCGAGGAATTCCTCGCAGCAGCCTCCTCGGGCCATACCGAACGTCTGGTCGCGCTGCTCACCGACGACGCCACCGCGATCTCCGACGGCGCCGGCCTGACCGAGAAACTGCTGCGGTTCGACACCGCCCAGCGCATCGCCGCCGTCGCACGGGCCGGCTTCAAACCCACCCCCGCGAAACGGCGGCTCGCCGGCGGCACGCCCGCCGTCCACTACGCGCTCGTCAACGGCGCCCCGGCCATCCTCTTCGTGATCGGCGACCAGGTCATCGGCGCCGTGACGTTCGACATCACAGGCGGCAGGATTGCAACGGTGCGTGGCATCGCCGCCCCCGCCCGCCTCGTCCGCCTCACTGAAGACTGGAGGCAGCACGAACCGGACGCGCCGCTCATCACCCAGTGGTGA
- a CDS encoding STAS domain-containing protein gives MTLPQLNIYRHDRGARALITLAGKIDAVTAPQVRTALERCLDDGITTIDVDLTTVGLCDTSGLRVFLDASRHAAETHTFLRLHYPSPQTARLLMDTGCDRVLL, from the coding sequence ATGACCCTTCCACAGCTGAACATCTACCGGCACGACCGGGGCGCGCGAGCACTGATCACCCTGGCCGGCAAGATCGACGCGGTCACCGCGCCCCAGGTGCGGACCGCCCTGGAGCGGTGCCTGGATGACGGCATCACCACCATCGACGTCGACCTGACCACCGTCGGCCTGTGCGACACCAGCGGCCTGCGGGTCTTCCTAGACGCGTCGCGGCACGCCGCCGAGACTCACACCTTCCTGCGACTGCACTACCCGTCCCCGCAGACCGCACGACTCCTCATGGACACCGGCTGCGATCGAGTGCTCCTCTGA
- a CDS encoding DUF5994 family protein, whose amino-acid sequence MSATLHPTLPHPEPVATPTARLALKTDGAPRGLLDGAWWPRSRDLLSELPALTAVLDPLWGRITRIAVNPEYWPVIPGQVPVDGHVVKVGWFTPEIDPHKLLLLSYGTGRWDLLIIPPEAGEVSAARLMAAASDYDGPPATASALIIAEEARHGLAATDEPLDPNEAWEYEGGASTSAAVPHQPSPPSRAIVGK is encoded by the coding sequence ATGTCGGCGACCTTGCACCCAACCCTGCCGCACCCCGAACCCGTCGCAACCCCAACAGCACGTCTCGCCCTGAAGACGGACGGCGCCCCACGCGGCCTCCTCGACGGTGCCTGGTGGCCGCGCTCCCGAGACCTGCTGAGTGAACTACCCGCGCTGACCGCGGTGCTGGACCCCTTGTGGGGCCGCATCACGCGCATCGCCGTCAACCCCGAGTACTGGCCGGTCATCCCGGGCCAGGTTCCCGTGGACGGCCACGTCGTCAAGGTCGGCTGGTTCACCCCGGAAATCGACCCGCACAAGCTGCTGCTGCTCTCCTACGGCACCGGCCGCTGGGACCTGCTGATCATCCCGCCAGAAGCCGGAGAGGTGTCTGCGGCCCGGCTGATGGCTGCGGCGTCCGACTACGACGGCCCGCCCGCGACCGCGAGCGCGCTCATCATCGCGGAAGAGGCCCGGCACGGCCTCGCGGCGACCGACGAGCCGCTGGACCCGAACGAGGCGTGGGAGTACGAGGGCGGCGCCTCGACGTCCGCGGCCGTCCCTCATCAGCCCAGTCCCCCCAGTCGCGCGATCGTCGGTAAGTGA
- a CDS encoding DUF5994 family protein gives MSAITDHPSPRAVPFRAPTARLALRPMSPCPGQVELDGAWWPHSRDLSHELPALADVLDPLWGRITRIAVNPRYWPIIPQRIFVNGHVVKVGWFTTQLDPHKILLLSGTSGRWDLLVIPPEVSAPSAARLMAAASASTAPQPTATALMTAELVDAPSTSADAGTGWPDRPAAVAQPSAPPPQP, from the coding sequence ATGTCCGCGATCACCGACCATCCCTCGCCGCGCGCCGTGCCCTTCAGGGCCCCGACCGCACGCCTCGCCCTCAGACCCATGAGCCCCTGCCCGGGACAGGTCGAGCTGGACGGCGCCTGGTGGCCCCACTCCCGTGACCTGAGCCACGAACTCCCTGCGCTGGCCGACGTACTGGACCCGCTGTGGGGGCGGATCACCCGTATCGCCGTCAATCCCCGCTACTGGCCGATCATCCCGCAACGGATCTTCGTCAACGGCCATGTAGTCAAGGTCGGTTGGTTCACCACACAGCTGGACCCGCACAAGATCCTGCTGCTGTCCGGAACGTCGGGCCGCTGGGATCTCCTGGTGATACCCCCGGAGGTCAGCGCCCCGTCGGCCGCCCGCCTGATGGCCGCCGCGAGTGCGAGCACCGCCCCGCAGCCGACCGCGACCGCTCTCATGACGGCGGAACTGGTCGACGCCCCCTCCACATCGGCCGACGCCGGCACCGGATGGCCCGACCGGCCGGCGGCGGTGGCGCAGCCATCCGCGCCACCGCCGCAGCCATGA
- a CDS encoding DUF5994 family protein, with protein sequence MSDSGSPRVTRLLPDAVHQAVKPGTAVVRLQTTHDRRGVLDGAWWPCSRDIAAELPALISALTEYLGPLTRVGLDAGAWDALPTRLLVDDRIIHIDSFPVGDDTVLVTRGEQDYFSLLVIPPHATPEAARTAMADAVRADNITRAEQILIDTGTDRLAPKT encoded by the coding sequence ATGTCCGACTCCGGTTCCCCGCGTGTGACCAGGCTCCTGCCGGACGCCGTTCACCAGGCGGTGAAGCCGGGGACGGCTGTCGTACGGCTACAGACCACGCATGACCGGCGGGGCGTTCTCGACGGGGCGTGGTGGCCGTGCTCCCGTGACATCGCAGCCGAACTTCCTGCCCTGATCTCCGCACTGACCGAGTACCTCGGGCCCCTCACGCGCGTCGGCCTGGACGCCGGAGCCTGGGACGCGCTGCCGACGCGACTGCTAGTCGACGACCGCATCATCCACATCGACTCCTTCCCGGTCGGCGACGACACCGTCCTCGTCACCAGGGGCGAACAGGACTACTTCTCGCTCCTCGTCATCCCGCCGCACGCGACGCCCGAAGCGGCACGCACCGCGATGGCTGATGCCGTCCGCGCCGACAACATCACGCGAGCCGAACAGATCCTCATCGACACCGGTACCGACCGGCTGGCGCCGAAGACTTGA
- a CDS encoding DUF5994 family protein: MTTALQPPLPSHPLLRLRLAPQGGMPRAIDGAWWPRSYDLLAELPRLLAGLPPAWGHITSVTVNGATWSAVPGRMLVSNQVIRLHRTLTVSAAHTIVLLAPGQGRWDLTVVPPNTTEEAAEPLMAAGADGPAREPVKKPRC; encoded by the coding sequence ATGACCACCGCGCTACAACCCCCGCTTCCCTCCCATCCCCTCCTGCGCCTGCGCCTGGCACCTCAGGGCGGCATGCCCCGCGCCATCGATGGAGCGTGGTGGCCCCGTTCGTACGACCTGCTCGCCGAACTACCCCGACTGCTCGCCGGGTTGCCGCCCGCGTGGGGCCATATCACCAGCGTCACGGTCAACGGGGCGACCTGGTCCGCGGTGCCCGGCCGGATGCTCGTCTCCAACCAGGTCATAAGGCTGCACAGGACCCTCACCGTCTCCGCCGCGCACACCATCGTCCTTCTCGCGCCCGGCCAGGGCCGCTGGGACCTGACGGTCGTGCCACCGAATACGACCGAGGAGGCCGCGGAACCGCTCATGGCGGCCGGGGCGGACGGTCCGGCGCGAGAACCTGTGAAGAAACCCCGATGTTGA
- a CDS encoding N(5)-(carboxyethyl)ornithine synthase produces the protein MQQLTLGIMSQTRKENEHRLPVHPAHFDRIDAGLRKRIYLQENYGEHFGVPDSRLAPLIAGFRTREELIADCDVILLAKPLHEDLAELREGQVLWGWPHCVQDVRLTQTAIDRRLTLIAFEAMNHWSRNGAFNLHVFHKNNELAGYSSVLHAMQLMGVTGDYGRRQRAVVIGFGATARGAVTALSALGVHDVDVLTARGVTAVSSPIHSARIVHFDHDKADDTLDPRRSIALTEDGPLPLAEFLAGHDIIVNCVLQDPTAPLMFLIDEDLTKLAPGTLIIDVSCDEGMGFDWARPTTFNDPMFTVGDHINHYAVDHSPSYLWNSATWENSEALLPYLDVVLQGPDGWDTDDTIRHAIEIRRGVVQNPKVLAFQHRTAKYPHAHEETQTRAASRP, from the coding sequence TTGCAGCAGCTCACGCTCGGAATCATGTCGCAGACCCGCAAGGAAAACGAGCATCGTCTGCCCGTTCACCCCGCTCATTTCGACCGCATCGACGCCGGTCTCCGCAAGCGCATCTACCTCCAGGAAAACTACGGAGAGCATTTCGGCGTCCCGGACAGCCGACTCGCCCCGCTCATCGCGGGCTTCCGCACGCGCGAGGAACTCATCGCCGACTGCGATGTCATCCTGCTGGCCAAACCGCTCCACGAGGACCTGGCGGAGCTACGCGAGGGTCAGGTCCTGTGGGGCTGGCCGCACTGTGTCCAGGACGTAAGGCTCACCCAGACCGCCATCGACCGGCGGCTGACTCTGATCGCCTTCGAAGCGATGAACCACTGGAGTCGCAACGGTGCCTTCAACTTGCACGTCTTCCACAAGAACAACGAGCTGGCCGGGTACTCCTCGGTCCTGCACGCCATGCAGCTGATGGGCGTGACAGGCGACTACGGGAGGCGGCAGCGTGCCGTAGTCATCGGCTTCGGCGCGACCGCCCGCGGCGCGGTGACCGCGCTCAGCGCCCTGGGCGTGCACGACGTCGACGTGCTCACCGCGCGTGGCGTCACCGCCGTCAGCTCCCCCATCCACTCCGCGCGGATCGTCCACTTCGACCACGACAAGGCCGACGACACCCTCGACCCGCGACGCAGCATCGCCCTCACCGAGGACGGCCCGCTGCCGCTGGCCGAGTTCCTGGCCGGGCACGACATCATCGTCAACTGCGTGCTGCAGGACCCCACCGCGCCGCTGATGTTCCTGATAGACGAGGACCTGACCAAGCTGGCCCCGGGCACCCTGATCATCGACGTCTCCTGCGACGAGGGCATGGGCTTCGACTGGGCCCGGCCCACCACCTTCAACGACCCGATGTTCACCGTCGGCGACCACATCAATCACTACGCGGTGGACCACAGCCCCTCCTACCTGTGGAACTCCGCGACCTGGGAGAACAGCGAGGCCCTTCTGCCCTATCTGGACGTCGTGCTCCAGGGCCCCGACGGCTGGGACACCGACGACACGATCCGGCACGCCATCGAGATCCGCCGTGGCGTCGTCCAGAACCCCAAGGTGCTCGCTTTCCAGCACCGCACCGCGAAGTACCCGCACGCCCACGAGGAGACCCAGACCCGGGCGGCGTCGCGGCCCTAG
- a CDS encoding MerR family transcriptional regulator has product MKIGELAAAADVSPSRIRFYETAGLLAPDERTGAGYRMYGEAAVKALQIIKQAQLAGFTLAEIKALLPAEGLGGWNRDAVLPALRRKLVAIEEMQRQLSQSERKVRAVIDDIEAKPADVTCEENADLIMAHLNSLLA; this is encoded by the coding sequence GTGAAGATCGGCGAGTTGGCGGCTGCCGCGGACGTGTCGCCGTCGCGGATCCGGTTCTATGAGACGGCTGGTTTGCTGGCCCCGGATGAGCGCACCGGTGCGGGTTACCGGATGTACGGCGAGGCGGCTGTGAAAGCGCTGCAGATCATCAAGCAGGCCCAGCTGGCGGGTTTCACGCTCGCTGAGATCAAGGCCTTGCTGCCGGCTGAGGGGCTCGGCGGGTGGAATCGGGATGCCGTGCTTCCGGCGCTGCGGCGCAAGCTTGTGGCGATAGAGGAAATGCAGAGGCAGTTGTCGCAGTCCGAACGCAAGGTGCGGGCGGTGATCGACGACATCGAGGCGAAGCCTGCCGATGTCACCTGTGAGGAGAATGCCGACCTGATC